The Macadamia integrifolia cultivar HAES 741 unplaced genomic scaffold, SCU_Mint_v3 scaffold22, whole genome shotgun sequence genome has a segment encoding these proteins:
- the LOC122066038 gene encoding uncharacterized protein LOC122066038 translates to MPEETRKGQTLCRRPEGLIDLQPKKVIHEDSLLECERLQEGLNTDGPEENYWKGKSIIISSVHASNIRAIRRELWMDLEALSVLAEPWAVVGDFNATLASNEKRKVADSWSHNICGPPSYILAQKLKRLRLIIKTWARENFPNFEIELVRMREALDHRQAQIELQGMDDSLFGQEADAKSTYLVAMKNHEKLWAEKSRIRWLKEGDRNSKFFHHYTKIKRAKNTTRRVKKIDGSINSDRDDIACYMSKVYEDFHKGVPVTDHLDLLDAIPRLIDDVDLLSLDSIPSPNEIKRAVWDLDPESSPGPDGYPGYFFHCCWNIISGDFERAVGDFFTSGTMPPGMNNNLLFLIPKINGAMSLDKFRPLCMGNFFCKIISKILATRLSFLLPRLISEEQGAFQKGKLIHNNIALASKLANIMHSATRGGGLGAKLIFKRPSTQFLGILF, encoded by the exons ATGCCTGAAGAAACGAGAAAGGGACAGACACTGTGTCGCAGGCCAGAAGGTCTGATTGACTTGCAACCCAAAAAAGTAATTCATGAAGATTCTCTTCTGGAATGTGAGAGGCTTCAAGAAGGCCTCAACACAGATGGTCCTGAGGAAAATT ATTGGAAAGGAAAATCTATTATCATTTCATCCGTACACGCTAGCAATATTAGAGCTATTAGAAGGGAGCTCTGGATGGATCTCGAGGCATTGTCGGTGTTGGCTGAACCATGGGCCGTGGTTGGAGATTTCAATGCCACTCTTGCATCTAATGAAAAGAGG AAAGTTGCTGATTCATGGAGTCATAACATCTGCGGGCCACCATCTTATATTCTTGCCCAGAAGCTAAAAAGGCTGAGGCTGATCATTAAAACCTGGGCtagggaaaattttccaaacttTGAGATTGAACTGGTCAGAATGAGAGAGGCTTTGGACCATAGACAAGCTCAAATTGAGTTGCAGGGAATGGACGACTCCCTCTTTGGGCAAGAAGCCGATGCAAAATCTACCTATTTGGTTGCcatgaaaaatcatgaaaaattatgggctGAAAAGTCAAGGATTAGATGGCTGAAGGAGGGAGATCGTAACTCCAAGTTTTTTCACCACTACACAAAAATTAAGAGAGCCAAAAACACTACTCGAAGAGTCAAAAAAATTGATGGGTCTATAAATTCTGACAGAGATGATATAGCTTGCTACATGTCCAAAGTCTATGAAGATTTTCACAAGGGAGTTCCAGTGACAGATCATCTAGATTTGCTCGATGCTATCCCAAGGCTTATTGATGACGTGGATCTTCTATCTCTGGATTCAATCCCAAGTCCGAATGAGATAAAGCGTGCAGTGTGGGATCTGGACCCTGAGAGTTCACCAGGTCCAGATGGCTATCCTGGCTATTTCTTTCATTGCTGTTGGAATATTATTTCTGGAGATTTTGAAAGAGCAGTGGGTGATTTCTTTACTTCCGGAACGATGCCACCGGGTATGAACAACAACTTATTATTCTTAATTCCCAAAATCAACGGGGCTATGTCTCTTGACAAATTCAGGCCTCTCTGCATGGGTAATTTCTTCTGTAAAATAATATCTAAAATCCTTGCAACTAGATTGTCCTTCCTCCTCCCAAGACTAATCTCAGAAGAACAGGGAGCTTTTCAGAAAGGGAAACTTATTCATAACAATATTGCCTTGGCATCCAAGCTGGCGAATATTATGCATTCTGCTACAAGAGGTGGCGGGTTAGGAGCAAAATTGATATTCAAAAGGCCTTCGACACAATTTCTTGGGATTTTATTCTAA